In one Mycoplasmopsis canis PG 14 genomic region, the following are encoded:
- the fusA gene encoding elongation factor G, giving the protein MARDYELKDYRNIGIMAHIDAGKTTTTERILFHTGKIHKIGETHDGGSQMDWMEQEKERGITITSAATTAFWKGKRINIIDTPGHVDFTVEVERSLRVLDGAVAVLDAQSGVEPQTETVWRQATNYKVPRIVYVNKMDKAGADFAASVASVKQRLGGNAVAIQWPIGAESDFKGLIDLVTLQAFTYNGEAQEEEFPTEIPTDLKEIVEIKRQELLEAVAAFDEELMMVVLEGGEVDIPTFKDAIRKATLTSEFFPVVCGTSFKNKGVKKMIDAVVDYLPSPLDIPAIKAHEGEQEISVEATDEGNFAALAFKVMNDPFVGSLTFFRVYRGVLNKGSYVFNSTKGEKERIGRILQMHANSRVEIDECRAGDIAAAVGLKYTTTGDTLVDEKSAKIVLEKMVFPEPVISQALEPESKAATEKLSLGLQKLAAEDPTFRTYTDEETGQTIIAGMGELHLDIIVDRLKREFGVQAKVGAPQVSYRETITKTAEVEGKHIKQSGGKGQYGHVWIKFEPNPDGGFEFVDKIVGGKIPKEYIKSIQKGLEEKMAAGILAGYPMIDMRATLFDGSYHDVDSSEMAYKIAASKALTKAKDLIGTVLLEPIMDVSVVVPSDHMGDVIGDLSRRRGLVNDQEQRNDGAVIVRAQVPLSEMFGYSTELRSMTSGRGTYQMQFDHYEKTPKNISDEIVKRRNIQAKDEE; this is encoded by the coding sequence ATGGCTAGAGATTACGAATTAAAAGATTACCGTAATATCGGTATTATGGCCCACATTGATGCAGGTAAAACAACAACTACAGAAAGAATTTTATTCCATACAGGAAAAATTCACAAAATTGGTGAAACACACGACGGTGGTTCACAAATGGACTGAATGGAACAAGAAAAAGAAAGAGGTATTACAATTACTTCTGCTGCTACAACAGCTTTCTGAAAAGGTAAAAGAATTAATATTATCGATACTCCAGGGCACGTTGACTTCACAGTAGAAGTTGAACGTTCACTTCGTGTATTAGATGGTGCTGTTGCAGTTCTTGATGCTCAATCAGGAGTTGAACCACAAACAGAAACTGTTTGAAGACAAGCAACTAATTACAAAGTTCCACGTATTGTTTATGTAAATAAAATGGATAAAGCTGGTGCTGACTTTGCAGCTTCAGTTGCTTCAGTTAAACAAAGATTAGGTGGAAATGCTGTTGCTATCCAATGACCTATCGGTGCTGAATCAGATTTCAAAGGATTAATTGATTTAGTTACATTACAAGCATTCACATACAATGGTGAAGCACAAGAAGAAGAATTCCCAACAGAAATTCCAACTGACTTAAAAGAAATAGTTGAAATTAAACGTCAAGAATTATTAGAAGCTGTTGCAGCTTTTGATGAAGAACTTATGATGGTTGTTCTTGAAGGTGGAGAAGTTGATATTCCTACATTTAAAGACGCAATTAGAAAAGCTACTTTAACTTCAGAATTTTTCCCAGTAGTTTGTGGAACATCATTCAAAAACAAGGGTGTTAAGAAAATGATTGATGCCGTTGTTGATTACTTACCATCACCTTTAGATATTCCTGCTATTAAAGCACACGAAGGTGAACAAGAAATTAGTGTTGAAGCAACAGATGAAGGAAACTTCGCTGCTTTAGCATTCAAAGTTATGAACGACCCATTTGTTGGATCATTAACATTCTTCCGTGTTTACCGTGGTGTTTTAAACAAAGGAAGTTATGTATTTAACTCAACAAAAGGTGAAAAAGAACGTATCGGACGTATCTTACAAATGCACGCAAACAGCCGTGTTGAAATCGATGAATGTCGTGCTGGAGATATTGCTGCCGCTGTTGGTCTTAAATATACAACAACAGGTGATACACTTGTAGATGAAAAATCAGCAAAAATCGTTTTAGAAAAAATGGTATTCCCAGAACCAGTTATTTCTCAAGCTTTAGAACCAGAATCAAAAGCTGCTACAGAAAAACTTTCATTAGGATTACAAAAACTTGCAGCTGAAGACCCTACATTTAGAACATACACAGACGAAGAAACAGGTCAAACAATTATTGCTGGTATGGGTGAATTACACCTTGATATTATTGTTGATCGTTTAAAACGTGAATTTGGTGTACAAGCTAAAGTTGGAGCTCCTCAAGTTTCATACCGTGAAACAATTACAAAAACAGCAGAAGTTGAAGGAAAACACATCAAACAATCTGGTGGTAAAGGACAATACGGTCACGTATGAATTAAATTTGAACCAAACCCAGATGGTGGATTTGAATTTGTCGACAAGATTGTTGGTGGTAAAATTCCAAAAGAATACATTAAATCAATCCAAAAAGGACTTGAAGAAAAAATGGCAGCTGGTATTTTAGCTGGTTACCCAATGATTGATATGAGAGCTACATTATTTGATGGATCATACCATGATGTCGATTCATCAGAAATGGCTTACAAAATTGCTGCTTCTAAAGCTCTTACAAAAGCTAAAGACCTTATTGGTACAGTATTATTAGAACCTATTATGGATGTTTCAGTTGTTGTTCCTTCTGATCACATGGGGGATGTAATTGGTGATCTATCTCGTCGTAGAGGTCTTGTAAACGATCAAGAACAAAGAAATGATGGAGCTGTTATAGTTAGAGCACAAGTTCCTTTATCAGAAATGTTCGGTTACTCAACAGAACTTAGATCTATGACAAGTGGACGTGGTACATACCAAATGCAATTTGATCACTATGAAAAAACTCCAAAAAATATTTCTGACGAAATTGTTAAACGTAGAAATATTCAAGCTAAAGATGAAGAATAA
- a CDS encoding putative immunoglobulin-blocking virulence protein, whose translation MINRKKKVILIASSIGLTAASIATTLVHTTSASTKGFKFQIDRNAKPNFESGDVDLTKSIISASDYNLPKKQAPEIVEPPKIVEPPTTIAKPIIKDPEKPQPIPKPVPEPITPSPNPTPAPKPAPTPTPAPKPTPIPVPPKPVEPPKPKKVKKLIKHGDIEFEADVIEIPEKTYDSSDIEKGITNRVPYTAEVTPDVTGVNGALTAENIKKTLGRAVNKAKMVGKHFSNDYGYGAALGNPNLDIAEKQNYIANDGNAPDHLGNLWARYEALLSSKENIKQYLNPTGLANLDKWWDMTETISWPRLMGTETRPLGKLLLLMNIDPDKITKLSKEVLDQLKNGSTIPNYGGDVYVNSNGEWVSRTFEPAVNKVTGEMTRNNKIKRVFGNNDYYWRSPDDIKKGKFANWTDRDVTSYYAGRGLDVYGGGIKITEYTRNDVVEGATREKGVVVTLDVLEPNAYKKAEKLIKQLQEKNIEITGYRIENIGKAGSTQDMSKIFAALPNKLPLLELFFESRNTSALKYLRDKEIDELSLLTNNKVNSLHDEWAFNPWALNKVAWVNMADYNVSSSYNSWDTIYTRITFDNLAFDPENYTTEGDWSEINNGLRMAYWVRNNERIFQGGWGPGLKPDRDAAGNSYPMGVDFSRIPKIKTLRGMVFYDIKNPSRKRKLNKIKLYNDSDTWEVTTADLNLAQFDDVLVKNSRAPRSKIKFSNGALTKKIKIKPTVSVQNINGDGIRHLSTLMQYSDGNFSKSSTEIIVTDGAVQLYNTLKSAGFNVRYTNIEDEFEIF comes from the coding sequence ATGATTAATAGAAAGAAAAAAGTAATTCTTATAGCATCATCAATAGGATTGACTGCAGCTTCTATTGCAACAACTCTTGTACACACAACTTCAGCATCAACAAAAGGTTTTAAATTTCAAATTGATAGAAATGCAAAACCTAATTTTGAGTCTGGTGATGTGGATTTAACAAAATCAATAATTAGTGCTTCGGATTATAATTTGCCAAAGAAACAAGCACCTGAAATTGTTGAGCCGCCTAAAATTGTTGAGCCACCTACAACAATTGCTAAACCAATTATAAAGGACCCCGAAAAACCTCAGCCAATACCTAAACCTGTTCCTGAACCAATAACACCATCTCCAAACCCTACCCCTGCGCCTAAACCCGCACCGACTCCAACACCTGCACCTAAACCTACACCAATTCCTGTACCACCTAAACCAGTTGAGCCACCTAAACCAAAAAAAGTTAAAAAATTAATAAAACATGGTGACATTGAATTCGAAGCAGATGTTATAGAAATACCAGAAAAAACTTATGATTCTTCTGATATTGAAAAAGGAATTACAAACCGTGTTCCTTACACAGCGGAAGTTACACCGGATGTTACTGGAGTAAATGGGGCCCTTACAGCAGAAAACATTAAAAAAACACTAGGTAGAGCCGTTAATAAAGCTAAAATGGTTGGAAAACATTTTAGCAATGATTATGGATATGGGGCGGCATTAGGAAATCCTAACTTAGATATTGCAGAAAAACAAAACTATATTGCCAACGATGGAAATGCACCTGATCATTTAGGGAATTTATGGGCTAGATATGAAGCACTTTTATCATCTAAGGAAAACATAAAACAATATTTAAATCCTACTGGTCTAGCTAATTTAGATAAATGGTGAGATATGACAGAAACAATTTCGTGACCAAGATTAATGGGGACCGAAACTCGGCCATTAGGAAAATTATTATTACTAATGAATATTGATCCAGACAAAATTACAAAGTTGAGTAAGGAAGTTTTAGATCAATTAAAAAATGGAAGTACAATTCCAAATTATGGTGGTGATGTTTATGTCAATTCTAATGGTGAATGAGTTTCAAGAACTTTTGAACCAGCTGTAAATAAAGTAACAGGAGAGATGACAAGAAACAATAAGATCAAACGTGTTTTCGGAAATAATGACTATTATTGAAGAAGTCCTGATGATATTAAAAAAGGGAAATTTGCTAATTGAACTGATAGAGATGTTACAAGTTACTATGCTGGTAGAGGACTGGATGTGTATGGTGGCGGAATTAAAATTACAGAATACACAAGAAATGATGTAGTTGAAGGTGCAACAAGAGAAAAAGGTGTGGTAGTTACCCTTGACGTTCTAGAACCTAATGCATATAAAAAAGCTGAAAAATTAATCAAACAACTCCAAGAAAAAAATATTGAAATTACAGGGTATAGAATCGAAAATATCGGTAAAGCAGGAAGTACACAAGATATGTCTAAAATATTTGCTGCCTTGCCTAATAAATTACCTCTTCTTGAATTATTTTTCGAATCAAGAAATACATCTGCTCTTAAATATTTGAGAGATAAAGAAATTGATGAATTATCACTATTAACTAATAATAAAGTTAATTCATTACACGATGAATGAGCATTTAACCCATGAGCACTAAATAAAGTTGCATGAGTTAATATGGCAGATTATAATGTATCAAGTTCTTATAATTCATGAGATACAATTTACACACGTATTACATTTGATAATTTAGCCTTTGATCCAGAGAACTACACAACCGAAGGTGATTGATCTGAAATTAATAACGGTTTAAGAATGGCTTACTGAGTAAGAAATAATGAACGTATTTTCCAAGGAGGATGAGGTCCTGGACTTAAACCTGATAGAGATGCAGCCGGAAATTCATACCCTATGGGAGTTGATTTTTCAAGAATACCAAAAATAAAAACGTTAAGAGGTATGGTATTTTACGATATTAAAAACCCTTCAAGAAAAAGAAAACTTAATAAAATTAAACTTTATAATGACTCTGATACATGAGAAGTCACTACTGCGGATTTAAATTTAGCGCAATTTGATGATGTTTTAGTTAAGAATTCTAGAGCGCCTAGATCTAAAATTAAATTTAGTAATGGGGCTTTAACTAAAAAAATTAAAATTAAACCAACTGTTAGTGTTCAAAATATTAATGGTGATGGAATAAGACATTTATCAACATTAATGCAATATTCAGATGGTAATTTTTCAAAAAGTTCAACTGAAATAATTGTTACTGACGGAGCTGTGCAACTTTACAATACACTTAAATCAGCAGGATTTAATGTAAGATACACAAATATTGAAGATGAATTTGAAATCTTTTAG
- the rpsG gene encoding 30S ribosomal protein S7: MSRKKSAPIREVLADPVFNSLVVTKLINQIMLDGKKSIAQDILYSAFEIIKEKTNKEPMEVFLAAVENITPQLEIRTRRIGGTNYQVPTEVPARRKQTLALRWLVQYARLRNEKTMDVRLANEIIDASNKTGGAIKKREDTHKMAEANRAFAHFRW, translated from the coding sequence ATGTCAAGAAAGAAAAGCGCGCCAATCCGTGAAGTACTTGCAGATCCAGTTTTTAACTCATTAGTAGTTACAAAATTAATTAACCAAATTATGCTTGACGGAAAAAAATCAATTGCTCAAGATATTTTATATTCAGCATTTGAAATTATTAAAGAAAAAACAAACAAAGAACCAATGGAAGTATTTTTAGCAGCTGTTGAAAATATTACTCCACAATTAGAAATTCGTACAAGAAGAATCGGAGGAACAAACTACCAAGTTCCTACTGAAGTTCCTGCACGTAGAAAACAAACATTAGCACTTAGATGATTAGTGCAATATGCTAGATTAAGAAACGAAAAAACAATGGATGTTCGTTTAGCTAATGAAATCATCGATGCATCAAACAAAACAGGTGGAGCAATCAAAAAACGTGAAGATACACACAAAATGGCTGAAGCTAACCGTGCATTCGCACACTTCAGATGATAG
- the mip gene encoding Ig-specific serine endopeptidase MIP produces MKKKIVNKVLSGLLLTSSLTPLITLVSCNKDDLDKKKTSDKNTNDPNKNINENGKQTTGGETELSSEEISKIIKENDINKIGKIYFELEGDSNAPFSIPRRISDPSQITLREAIESNTDFEPNNTKIGGTVLNKRILDDKSSLEISILFKNNQIVKYVIKGFKQDTNPYAPPIESDSEREKRLSEENDYAVNKNHIQKYEYDLEKIKNVLEANKYSRNFTTSESSKEKYNKIAEELNMPDYDTASKFGFVIPKYDESGNITGLDIPNRGARSTTHWYDHYKRLTEGGPNRNTGLPRKLINDNYAEAALQSYMVTFSSFYLSSDPVVQTKLERYLGEPKFDIYGLVNLIKTESKKQEFKARLDKDKADRAYPNDAVVEAVFRDTIKQLESEAGTTQSQIDDMYKNIYTPFIKTQWDLLIKAVEKHKSELPEGTIERLKKIVNGDNVYDFKTFNNFKGKARSSGGESGTAWILDYELPKSGRSYPTKWYFATNYHVINGSDVDTIDYIGMNRLKRTDEKHIFSNLKVVDVEDRIEKISFGKEGFKRVFDARDVLNTNPSTLSGDDKFKDKEEFMDFAVFELDFEKFTAKDRDNKTAEEYAKWFTNNYANIEDKLKLKVPKFDYINSYDKIDQPLLRKPGETQENKQYDNLYVVSYPKAQSKGFFDFYLKQYEDDDQLRVIKWTHTMWTNASSRWYDLSSATGERDERLVKRGGTLSNMLNLRQFKDKPGVFDNFIINPRLSGDKFLLSRDDNKEYINSGIGMLLKNFEIGGGASGSAVRNQNNEIVGIIAIGFTGSTTSGAMGLRSYGYDYKGLYGSTYTNLPQYDLIFGGGKDQNIGHSYREKLKELYPSGINTYLMKNGVNDIPEGYKFNNNK; encoded by the coding sequence ATGAAAAAGAAAATTGTTAATAAAGTTTTATCAGGGTTATTACTAACTTCTTCTTTAACTCCACTTATAACTTTAGTAAGCTGTAATAAAGATGACTTAGATAAAAAGAAAACATCAGATAAAAATACAAATGATCCAAATAAAAACATAAATGAAAACGGAAAACAAACAACAGGTGGAGAAACTGAACTATCTAGCGAAGAGATTTCTAAAATAATTAAAGAAAACGACATTAATAAAATTGGAAAAATTTATTTTGAATTAGAAGGTGATTCAAATGCTCCATTTAGTATTCCTAGAAGAATTTCTGATCCAAGTCAAATTACATTAAGAGAAGCAATTGAATCTAACACTGATTTTGAACCAAATAATACAAAAATAGGTGGAACAGTCTTAAATAAAAGGATTCTAGATGATAAATCAAGTTTAGAAATTTCTATACTATTTAAAAATAATCAAATAGTTAAATATGTTATCAAAGGATTTAAACAAGATACAAATCCTTATGCTCCACCTATTGAATCTGATAGCGAAAGAGAAAAAAGACTATCAGAAGAAAATGATTATGCAGTAAATAAAAATCACATTCAAAAATATGAATATGACTTAGAGAAAATAAAAAATGTTTTAGAAGCTAATAAATATTCTAGAAATTTTACTACTTCAGAATCATCAAAAGAAAAATATAACAAAATTGCTGAAGAATTAAATATGCCTGATTATGATACTGCTTCTAAATTCGGTTTTGTTATACCTAAGTATGATGAAAGCGGCAACATTACTGGATTAGATATCCCAAATCGTGGGGCAAGATCAACTACTCACTGATATGATCATTATAAAAGATTAACAGAAGGTGGTCCAAACAGAAATACTGGTTTACCAAGAAAATTAATAAATGATAATTATGCGGAAGCTGCACTTCAGTCTTATATGGTAACTTTTTCTAGTTTTTATCTTTCTAGTGACCCTGTGGTCCAAACAAAATTAGAGAGATATTTAGGGGAACCAAAATTTGATATCTATGGTTTAGTTAATTTAATAAAAACAGAGTCTAAAAAACAAGAATTTAAAGCCCGTTTAGATAAGGATAAAGCAGATAGAGCATACCCTAATGACGCTGTTGTTGAAGCTGTTTTCCGAGATACTATCAAACAACTAGAATCAGAAGCAGGAACAACTCAATCTCAAATTGATGATATGTATAAGAATATATATACTCCTTTTATAAAAACTCAATGAGATTTGTTGATAAAGGCGGTAGAAAAACATAAAAGCGAATTGCCTGAAGGTACAATAGAAAGATTGAAAAAAATAGTAAACGGCGATAATGTTTATGACTTCAAAACATTTAATAACTTCAAAGGAAAAGCAAGAAGCTCTGGTGGCGAATCCGGAACTGCTTGAATTTTGGATTATGAATTACCAAAGAGTGGTAGAAGTTATCCTACAAAATGATATTTTGCAACAAACTATCACGTAATTAATGGATCAGACGTTGATACAATTGATTATATCGGAATGAATCGTTTAAAAAGAACTGACGAAAAACATATTTTTAGTAATTTAAAAGTTGTTGATGTAGAAGATAGAATTGAAAAAATTTCTTTTGGGAAAGAAGGGTTTAAAAGAGTTTTTGATGCTAGGGATGTTTTAAATACAAATCCTTCTACATTATCTGGAGATGATAAATTTAAAGATAAAGAGGAATTCATGGATTTTGCTGTTTTTGAATTAGATTTTGAAAAATTTACAGCAAAAGATAGAGATAATAAAACTGCAGAAGAATATGCTAAATGATTCACTAATAATTACGCAAATATTGAGGATAAATTAAAACTAAAAGTCCCGAAATTTGATTATATAAATAGTTATGACAAAATAGATCAACCACTATTAAGAAAACCTGGGGAAACTCAAGAAAATAAACAATATGATAACTTGTACGTTGTTTCATACCCTAAAGCACAAAGCAAAGGATTTTTTGATTTCTACCTCAAACAATATGAAGATGATGATCAACTAAGAGTAATTAAATGAACTCACACAATGTGAACAAACGCTTCTTCACGTTGATATGATCTTAGCAGCGCAACTGGTGAAAGAGATGAAAGATTAGTAAAACGTGGTGGAACACTTTCAAATATGTTAAATTTAAGACAGTTTAAAGATAAACCAGGAGTATTCGATAATTTTATTATTAACCCTCGTCTATCTGGTGATAAATTCTTATTATCTAGAGATGATAATAAAGAATATATAAATAGTGGTATTGGGATGTTATTAAAGAACTTTGAAATCGGAGGTGGTGCTAGTGGATCTGCTGTAAGAAATCAAAATAATGAAATAGTAGGAATTATTGCTATCGGATTTACAGGTTCTACTACATCAGGTGCAATGGGACTTCGTTCATATGGTTATGATTACAAAGGATTATATGGAAGTACATACACAAACCTTCCTCAATATGATTTAATATTTGGTGGTGGAAAAGACCAGAATATTGGACATTCATATAGAGAAAAATTAAAAGAATTATACCCAAGTGGTATAAACACATATTTAATGAAAAATGGTGTTAATGATATACCTGAAGGATACAAATTTAACAACAATAAATAA
- the rpsL gene encoding 30S ribosomal protein S12, whose product MPTTNQLVNNGRSSKIKKQNAPALSLTYNSLIKKSKKMASPFKRGVCTRVATMTPKKPNSALRKYARVKLSNTMEVTAYIPGEGHNLQEHSVVLIRGGRVKDLPGVRYHIVRGTQDAAGVAKRNQGRSLYGTKKAKN is encoded by the coding sequence ATGCCAACAACAAATCAGTTAGTTAATAATGGTCGTAGTTCAAAGATCAAGAAGCAAAATGCTCCTGCGTTATCTTTAACATACAACTCATTAATTAAAAAATCTAAAAAAATGGCATCACCATTCAAACGTGGTGTATGTACTCGTGTTGCAACAATGACACCTAAAAAACCTAACTCAGCTTTACGTAAATATGCTCGTGTTAAGTTATCAAATACAATGGAAGTTACAGCATACATTCCAGGAGAAGGACACAACTTACAAGAACACTCTGTTGTTTTAATTCGTGGAGGGCGTGTTAAAGACTTACCTGGGGTTAGATACCACATCGTTCGTGGAACACAAGATGCTGCCGGAGTTGCAAAACGTAACCAAGGTCGTAGTTTATACGGAACAAAAAAAGCTAAAAACTAA
- a CDS encoding ribonuclease HII: protein MLNFEKENFKGILVAGCDEAGRGPVCGPLVAACVILPLDYANEMIDDSKKLSEKKREILFEEIKQNAIDYYIEIRSVDEINKTNPKKESQIGMANAIKKLKIKPEHVLTDFEKIDIEIPQTNLIKGDQLSLNIAAASILAKVTRDKILQEYALKYPEYGFENHKGYLTKQHLEALRKYGVIESFYRTKYKPIKDLINKKD from the coding sequence ATGTTAAATTTTGAAAAAGAAAATTTTAAAGGTATTTTAGTCGCTGGATGTGATGAAGCTGGAAGAGGTCCGGTTTGCGGGCCTTTGGTTGCTGCATGCGTTATTTTACCTCTTGATTACGCGAATGAAATGATTGATGATTCTAAGAAATTATCTGAAAAGAAAAGGGAAATCCTTTTTGAGGAAATAAAACAGAATGCAATTGATTATTATATTGAAATACGTAGTGTTGATGAAATTAATAAAACAAATCCAAAAAAAGAATCACAAATTGGCATGGCCAATGCAATTAAAAAACTAAAGATAAAACCAGAACATGTATTAACAGACTTTGAAAAAATTGATATTGAGATACCTCAAACTAATTTGATAAAAGGTGATCAACTTTCTTTGAATATTGCTGCAGCTTCTATTTTAGCAAAAGTTACAAGAGATAAAATTTTACAAGAATATGCTTTAAAATACCCAGAATATGGATTTGAAAATCATAAAGGCTATTTAACTAAACAACACTTAGAGGCACTTAGAAAATATGGTGTTATAGAAAGCTTTTATAGAACTAAATATAAACCTATAAAAGATTTAATAAATAAAAAAGATTAA